The Aneurinibacillus migulanus genome contains the following window.
GCGCATCAGACACCGACAACGGTGATGTTGTAACTGTCAAATACAAAATTAATAGCGGAACAATACGGAATATCACATCGGGCGTTGTCAATGGCACGCCTCTTTCTTTTGCCAAAAACCTTACGTTCAGTGGTAAACGACTCCGCGACGGATCTACAGAAGTCACCGTTGACTTGGCCGAGAATGTGGACCATACACTTACCGTTTGGGCAGAAGATGACAAAGGCGGAAAGTCAGCGGAAGTCACACGTAAATTCCGCGTTATCCATAACCGTCCACCTGTCATCTCCGGAACCAACGAGGATTTAGGAACGATTCAGGCGATACCATCTAAAACCTATACCGTAACCGAACCAGAAGGGGATGCCTTTACTGTTACTGAGAAAATCGATGGGAAGGTCATACGCTCTTTCGCAGGTGTAGCCGGACAAGAAAACACCATTACCATTCCTCATGACATGTGGATACGACTGCAACCAGGGGTACAACACACCCTAGCTGTTGAAGCAACCGACAGTAAAGGGATGACGTCATCACGTACCTATACGTTTGTCCGGCAGGAAACCAAGCTCGAATTCAAACTAAAGAATCCATTTGTCACCGATATTGCCGCCAAGTCTTGTCACCCTCGATGCGGTGGTCCCAAACGGAGCGACAATGAAAATCGAAGCATGCAACAACGCCTTTGATGCCTCTCCTACCTGGGAGGATATAACGAATCATGTCCGGTTTAATCGCGGTTTTCTTTTTACGAATACCGAGAAGACAGCGGCACAATGGGGTGTAGACATACGGTTTGTATTTGAAAAAGGGACAGCGACCAGCCAAGTTATTGTGAATGGATTCGGGGGTGCGTTCGATTGATCATCATCAATGAAAAACCACTATCACAAATCGAAAAAGAGCGAGCAGAAGAAAAAGCACCGTTAGTTAAGATGGGACAGGAGTTGGCGCAATTAAAAATTGAAAACATGCAGAAAGATACGATCATTCAAACACTTGGACAGGAACTAGCTAAAGTCAAGATAGAGCTTATGCAGTTGAAAGGAGGTGAGTAAACATGGCATTCTGGATTTTAGCATATAACATGAAATGGGTAACAAAAGATCAACTTCGTCTTGCAGTAAAAACAGAGAAGAATCCATTTGGCGAGATTACGCCAGAGGAATTCAAAATAATCACAGGTGAGGATTTCATAATCACCGTATAACAAACGTCTTTCCTAAATGGAGAGGCGTTTTTATTTGGGAGCTTCGGCTCCCTTTTTATATAAGGGGGAGGTTTGTCATGCCAGATGTTAAGGTAGCTCAACAAATCGCAGAATCACAAGCAGCATTCGGGATACTCTTTGTCATTCTTTTTCTTGTCTCTATCACAGCAGTAGCGTTTGTATTCAAGGACTTGAAACGAGAAAACAAGGAACGAGAACAAGAATTAAAAGACTTAGTTGCTGAACAGAAGCAAGAAAGTAAAGAACGAGAATTAAAGCTTATGGATCATCTTGAAAGAACGAACGATAGTCACGAAAGAACATCTGAGACATTGGAGAAAATTCAGCACGGTCTTGCTACGTTAGAAGCAAGCGTCAAAGAAATGTGGATTGAAATTAAACATCTAAAAAGGAGTGGAGGACAATGAGTAAAATCGTAGTTGTTGACCCGGGACACGGACTACCCGATCCGGGAGCAGTAGGCAATGGTCTACAGGAGCATGAACGCGCTTTCGCATTGGCTAAGTTGGTTCGTGATGTACTAACCCGACACGGTGTAACTGTTCTATTCACACGGAACAACGAACGTTCACTTTCAAGTGCTTCAAACCTTAAAACGAATAAAAACGAGGACTTGTCAACGCGACAACGATTCAGTAACAGCAAGGCAACTGACTTCTTCTTGTCTCTTCATATGAACGCGGCAGACAATCCTTCCGCTAATGGATACGAAACCCTTTGCTACTCGCAGAACGGACAAATTGAAGCCCTACATGCCTCTGTCAAAGTGTTCCTACAGAAGTATGGACTAAAAGACCGAGGAATCAAGATACGAACAAATCTAGCCGTGTTAAAAGTCAAAGCAAAGGCCGCCCTACTCGAATGCTTTTTTATAACCAATCCCAAAGAAGCAGCGTTAATGAAAGATGCTGCTTTTTTACTTGAGTTCGCAGAAGCCATTGGACAGGG
Protein-coding sequences here:
- a CDS encoding XkdW family protein yields the protein MIIINEKPLSQIEKERAEEKAPLVKMGQELAQLKIENMQKDTIIQTLGQELAKVKIELMQLKGGE
- a CDS encoding XkdX family protein encodes the protein MAFWILAYNMKWVTKDQLRLAVKTEKNPFGEITPEEFKIITGEDFIITV
- a CDS encoding N-acetylmuramoyl-L-alanine amidase family protein, which translates into the protein MSKIVVVDPGHGLPDPGAVGNGLQEHERAFALAKLVRDVLTRHGVTVLFTRNNERSLSSASNLKTNKNEDLSTRQRFSNSKATDFFLSLHMNAADNPSANGYETLCYSQNGQIEALHASVKVFLQKYGLKDRGIKIRTNLAVLKVKAKAALLECFFITNPKEAALMKDAAFLLEFAEAIGQGVLKAIGIAYVPVNKPVTKPKEEVKLKIDDANKVIRILQDRWNASTDANEKKEIGRLADEVRVAAGMKKVNG